A region from the Vicia villosa cultivar HV-30 ecotype Madison, WI linkage group LG3, Vvil1.0, whole genome shotgun sequence genome encodes:
- the LOC131662354 gene encoding transcription initiation factor TFIID subunit 6-like produces the protein MSVIPKESIEVISQTLGIPNLSPDVALAVAPDLEYRIREIMQESIKCMRHSMRTFLTAEDVDSALALRNLEPIYGFASKDNLRFKRAPGHNDLFYIDDRDVDIKDLVEEPLPKAPLDTSITSHWLAIEGVQPAIPENAPTEATPEIRKTEYKEDGLPVDVKLPVKHIITTELQLYYEKIIELILNKPGSIPFRRALVTLATDSGLHPLVPYFTRFVADEVARNLHNLNNLFASMRLVRSLLQNPHIHIELYLHQLMPPIITCIVAKRLGNRLSDNHWELRDFSANLVALICKRFGHMYHNLQPRVTRTFLHTFLDPTKALPQHYGAIKGIAALGSRMVRLLIIPNLEPYLHLLVPEMQLEKQKNEIKRQEAWQVYGALLCAVGQNMHEKVKGISSLLSPPTRAASNGNGKAMIAMPGVTGVVVPMNSMSVDNMQGSTSGFSPMMGAPSSVGRQLPKENSPILAQAWKDDIDAGQLLPPVFELFGESLLSFIPKPEASIFL, from the exons GAGTCTATTAAATGTATGCGTCATTCCATGAGAACTTTTCTCACTGCTGAGGATGTTGACAGTGCACTCGCATTGCGAAATTTAGAG CCGATATATGGTTTCGCGTCTAAAGATAATCTGCGGTTCAAAAGAGCTCCTGGGCATAATGATTTGTTCTACATTGACGACAGGGATGTGGATATTAAAGAT TTGGTTGAAGAACCTTTACCGAAAGCCCCTCTTGATACGTCGATTACCAGTCATTGGTTGGCTATTGAAGGTGTGCAACCTGCAATACCTGAAAATGCTCCGACTGAAG CTACCCCTGAGATAAGAAAAACTGAATATAAAGAAGACGGGCTTCCTGTTGATGTTAAATTACCTGTTAAACATATAATAACGACAGAGCTTCAG CTTTACTACGAAAAAATAATAGAGCTGATTTTGAATAAGCCTGGGTCCATTCCTTTCAGAAGAGCATTGGTCACCTTGGCAACTGACTCAGGACTCCATCCTTTAGTTCCTTATTTCACACGCTTTGTTGCTGATGAG GTGGCTCGAAATCtacataatttaaataatttatttgctTCGATGCGCCTTGTCCGGAGCCTTTTGCAAAATCCTCACATACACATAGAACTTTAT TTGCACCAATTGATGCCGCCTATCATTACTTGCATTGTTGCAAAAAGGCTTGGAAACAGACTGTCCGATAATCACTGGGAGCTTAGGGATTTCAGTGCTAATCTTGTTGCTTTGATATGCAAAAG ATTTGGGCATATGTATCACAATCTTCAGCCCCGTGTAACGAGGACATTTCTTCATACTTTCTTGGATCCTACAAAAGCTCTGCCTCAACACTATGGTGCAATTAAAGGAATAGCAGCTCTTGGATCAAGAATG GTTCGCTTGCTTATAATTCCAAATCTCGAGCCATATTTGCATCTTCTTGTGCCAGAAATGCAACTTGAGAAGCAAAAGAATGAAATAAAAAGGCAAGAAGCATGGCAAGTTTACGGAGCCTTGCTG TGTGCAGTAGGCCAAAATATGCACGAAAAGGTCAAAGGAATAAGCAGTTTGCTTTCCCCTCCAACTCGCGCAGCGTCAAATGGCAATGGAAAAGCCATGATTGCAATGCCAG GTGTTACTGGAGTTGTGGTACCAATGAATTCCATGTCAGTTGACAACATGCAGGGGTCAACAAGTGGGTTTTCCCCCATGATGGGCGCGCCATCATCAGTGGGTCGTCAATTACCCAAAGAAAACTCTCCCATTCTAGCTCAGGCTTGGAAAGATGACATAGATGCAGGACAATTGCTGCCaccagtgtttgaattatttggcGAAAGTTTGTTATCATTCATACCAAAACCTGAAGCATCTATATTTTTGTAG